Sequence from the Fusobacterium periodonticum 1_1_41FAA genome:
AAAAATGAGTGATTTAGGAATTATGATAAGTGAAATGATAGGACAAGCTACAAAAGGAACATCTATCATAAAAGCATCTGTTGAAACTCCACCACCAAATCTAACAATTAAATTTGATGGGCAAGTTATACCATCTGAGCAAATTTACTGCAGTAATTACTTATTACCTCATTATCATAGAGATTACACTATTGATGGAATAATAGATAAAATTGAAATAGATGTATCTAAATATGATTACCATAATACTACTCAGGATGTAATGGGGCATAAGATACCAAAATTAGAAGGAAGCGGAACATTTCAAGGTAATGGAACATATAAATCTCACAAGGATATTTGGTTCGAGGATACATTACAAAAAGGCGATGAAGTACTTGTT
This genomic interval carries:
- a CDS encoding DUF2577 family protein; protein product: MSDLGIMISEMIGQATKGTSIIKASVETPPPNLTIKFDGQVIPSEQIYCSNYLLPHYHRDYTIDGIIDKIEIDVSKYDYHNTTQDVMGHKIPKLEGSGTFQGNGTYKSHKDIWFEDTLQKGDEVLVLVMGVHYVVVTKIVKMPSGAIEGV